From a single Papaver somniferum cultivar HN1 unplaced genomic scaffold, ASM357369v1 unplaced-scaffold_133, whole genome shotgun sequence genomic region:
- the LOC113333629 gene encoding uncharacterized protein LOC113333629 — translation MNTNTIDNIKRFKDHDDYYAEPLDSSILQLANGESGNSSSNSELEGLLHNTLLFHISGNSSPLWLGIAKPTSGPSWLFTGYYASPYETKNKIESWNKLESTSTKNSLPWLVIGDFNSILHDNEKYSTQPLDSAEANIFSNKILDLDLNDLGTVGCPFTWSNKRSDPSLTEQRLDRGLTTEFWILLYPNSTISNLLAIGSDHHPIFLNPNPSWHTGKIPFKFFGPWLDHKDCKYIIAECWQTNLSGSSAFLIARKLKDIKMKLKVWNKEVYGNIKTNIEESKQHLLWLQENYFRADRSTALKTAMQLLRDWQDIEEHFWKTKSRDRFIKLGDKNTSYFHITAKCRTRRNRIDTIQDNKGNWIEDYQELKFHQPLHHDGHC, via the exons ATGAACACAAACACAATAGACAACATCAAAAGATTCAAGGACCATGATGATTACTATGCAGAACCCCTGGACTCAAGCATCCTCCAATTGGCTAATGGTGAATCTGGAAATTCTTCATCAAACTCTGAG CTAGAAGGCCTTCTACATAATACCCTTCTGTTTCATATTTCTGGCAATTCTTCTCCTCtatggcttggaattgccaag CCTACAAGTGGCCCATCTTGGCTTTTTACAGGCTATTATGCCAGTCCTTATGAAACCAAGAATAAGATTGAGTCTTGGAATAAGTTAGAGAGTACTTCCACTAAAAACTCTCTTCCTTGGTTGGTTATTGGTGATTTCAATTCCATTCtacatgataatgaaaaatacagtACTCAACCACTAGATAGTGCTGAGGCTAACATATTTAGTAAcaaaattcttgatcttgattTGAATGACTTGGGCACTGTGGGATGTCCCTTCACTTGGTCTAATAAGAGGAGCGACCCATCACTCACTGAACAAAGATTGGATAGAGGATTAACCACTGAATTTTGGATACTCTTATATCCAAACTCCACTATCTCTAACCTTTTAGCTATTGGGTCTGACCATCACCCAATCTTTCTTAATCCTAATCCTTCTTGGCATACTGGTAAAATACCTTTCAAATTCTTCGGTCCTTGGCTGGATCATAAGGATTGTAAGTATATCATTGCTGAATGTTGGCAAACAAACCTATCTGGATCTAGTGCCTTTCTCATTGCTAGAAAACTCAAAGACATCAAGATGAAGCTCAAAGTCTGGAACAAAGAAGTCTATGGCAACATCAAAACCAACATAGAGGAAAGTAAGCAACATCTTCTCTGGTTACAAGAAAACTACTTCAGAGCTGATAGAAGTACTGCCCTCAAGACTGCAATGCAACTCCTCAGAGATTGGCAAGACATTGAAGAACACTTTTGGAAGACAAAAAGTAGGGACCGGTTCATCAAGTTGGGAGACAAGAACACAAGTTACTTTCATATAACCGCCAAGTGCAGAACTAGAAGAAATAGAATAGACACAATTCAGGACAACAAAGGAAATTGGATTGAGGATTATCAAGAGCTGAAGTTTCACCAACCACTTCACCATGATGGCCATTGTTGA
- the LOC113333628 gene encoding uncharacterized protein LOC113333628 — translation MRSKRGIKGDRGSMRIKIDMAKAFDRFDWNFLHIILINIGFNNDWCKKIMQCISTIFAAVLINGSPDTFFNPSRGLRQGDPLSLYLFLFCMEALSGTLIHAEELGSISGIKICKDAPSINHLLFADDCMVFCKANKAEARNLKDILNIFGDTSGQLINFNNYRDFFSKNTDPSSSSG, via the coding sequence ATGAGATCTAAAAGAGGTATCAAAGGTGACAGAGGAAGCATGAGAATCAAGATTGATATGGCCAAAGCCTTTGATAGATTTGACTGGAATTTTCTACACATCATtcttataaatattggtttcaacaATGATTGGTGTAAGAAAATCATGCAATGCATATCCACCATCTTCGCAGCTGTTCTAATCAATGGATCTCCAGATACTTTCTTCAACCCTTCTAGAGGGCTTAGACAAGGAGATCCCCTCTccctttacttatttttattctGTATGGAAGCTCTTTCTGGAACCCTCATTCATGCTGAAGAACTGGGTAGCATCTCTGGAATTAAAATATGCAAAGATGCTCCATCAATCAACCATCTcctctttgctgatgattgcatGGTCTTCTGCAAAGCCAATAAAGCTGAAGCTCGAAATCTCAAGGATATTCTCAATATCTTTGGTGATACTTCTGGTCAACTCATCAATTTCAACAATTACAGAGATTTCTTCAGCAAGAATACTGATCCAAGCTCTTCCTCTGGATGA
- the LOC113333663 gene encoding protein BLISTER-like, with protein sequence MSSAQVSRKQDLEAGKRKLEEFRKKKAERRIGKKVAPIGQTQPAADVSQSEDKKALQIPDSDGAGPSERNGVSYEESPPSAVVRDDTKAYDSSQTTELGSSSVTHDSAPISNKTHDVLLYAGPFQKHAADQDSRWYDRSRLPESQSVNYAGLREDMNHNINSAGTREPTYEATIDQPATPKPFYLTGVTDTNSQSDYYSRFDGHLRQDSKEFSAKAPETSHVFNADFQSDKLADDVGFGTLSTSGSQYEDPIHPSTNLTESVLDFKNKHGGSDFNGASFLEERRKFNNSINHQQGTDNAPWLSSELPSIDTASIAGNRQSRPSFLGSLNVNTVPSESHMSCTDQEKSEPFLIASKAKNQTQVSSASRRPFSSTVGNFDSLKSDLFGASEPVLNLSVSIGNDGETLRQSTKENNAERKQESFLPKHDENFAALEQHIEDLTQEKFSMQRSLDASRSLSESLAAENSSLTDSYNQQGALVNQLRLDMERLQEEIRAQLLEIESIKMEYVNAQLECTAADERAQILTSEVIELEEKALRLRSSELKLERQLENSNDEITSYKRKVSILEKERQDLQLTINAMQEEKKVLQSKLRNASGGEKSFDVQTPSVKDMSTSTQDLEVSGGEIMSSTFDPEMQEAAFPLPGSSSAIQLPENSQFHPSVSSAAIPPDQLYMIGNINALILELVLEKEELTRALVSESSNGSTLKELNRELSRKLEAQTQRLELLTAQSMASENLQARQPDLLTMNDGTTYTDEGDEVVERVLGWIMKLFPGGPTKRRTSKLL encoded by the exons atgtCGTCGGCACAGGTTTCGCGTAAACAAGATCTTGAAGCTGGAAAGCGCAAG CTCGAAGAGTTTCGTAAGAAAAAAGCAGAAAGGCGAATCGGCAAAAAGGTTGCACCAATTGGCCAGACGCAGCCTGCTGCTGATGTTAGTCAATCAGAAGACAAAAAGGCTCTACAAATTCCTGATTCAGATGGAGCTGGTCCATCGGAAAGAAATGGTGTTTCATACGAAGAATCTCCTCCTTCGGCAGTCGTTCGCGATGACACTAAAGCATATGATTCATCCCAGACTACTGAACTGGGTTCCTCTAGTGTAACTCATGATAGCGCCCCCATCTCTAACAAAACACATGATGTATTATTATATGCCGGTCCATTTCAGAAACATGCAGCTGATCAGGAttcgagatggtatgatcggtcaAGGCTtcctgagtcacaatctgttaATTATGCTGGTCTACGGGAAGATATGAACCATAACATTAACAGTGCAGGAACTCGAGAACCAACATATGAGGCCACAATAGACCAGCCTGCTACTCCTAAACCATTCTATCTAACAGGGGTGACTGATACAAACTCCCAATCCGATTATTACTCCAGATTTGATGGTCATTTAAGACAAGATTCAAAGGAATTTTCAGCCAAAGCGCCAGAAACATCTCATGTTTTTAATGCAGATTTTCAATCTGATAAGTTGGCTGATGATGTTGGATTTGGTACTTTGTCAACGAGTGGCAGTCAATATGAAG ATCCTATACATCCATCTACCAACTTAACAGAGTCGGTTCTTGATTTCAAGAACAAACATGGTGGTTCGGATTTTAATGGTGCTAGTTTTCTTGAGGAAAGAAGGAAgtttaataattctattaatcaTCAGCAGGGCACAGATAATGCACCTTGGCTGTCATCAGAATTACCCTCCATCGATACAGCTTCCATTGCTGGAAATCGGCAATCTCGTCCATCTTTTCTAGGCTCGCTTAATGTAAATACAGTCCCTTCAGAGTCACACATGTCTTGTACTGACCAAGAAAAATCTGAACCATTTCTCATAGCTTCTAAAGCTAAAAATCAGACTCAAGTTTCATCTGCTTCTCGGCGGCCTTTTTCCAGTACTGTTGGAAATTTTGACAGTCTGAAATCAGATCTATTTGGTGCTTCGGAGCCTGTTCTTAATCTTTCAGTTTCTATTGGTAATGACGGGGAAACACTGAGGCAGAGTACAAAGGAAAATAATGCGGAGAGAAAGCAAGAATCTTTTTTACCAAAGCATGATGAGAACTTTGCTGCTCTAGAACAG CATATTGAAGACTTGACTCAAGAAAAGTTCTCAATGCAGCGATCTCTTGATGCTTCAAGATCTTTATCAGAATCATTGGCTGCGGAAAATTCGTCTCTCACAGATAGCTATAACCAGCAG GGAGCATTAGTTAACCAACTAAGATTAGATATGGAAAGATTACAGGAGGAAATCAGAGCTCAGCTG CTTGAAATTGAGTCCATCAAAATGGAGTATGTTAATGCACAACTGGAATGTACTGCAGCTGATGAACGAGCACAAATATTGACTTCAGAAGTCATTGAGTTAGAAGAAAAG GCACTCAGACTGAGATCAAGTGAGCTAAAGTTGGAGAGGCAATTGGAGAATTCAAATGATGAAATTACTTCATACAA GAGGAAAGTGTCTATACTGGAGAAAGAGCGTCAAGACTTGCAACTCACTATTAATGCTATGCAAGAAG AGAAAAAGGTATTGCAATCGAAGCTACGGAATGCATCTGGAGGTGAAAAATCATTTGACGTCCAAACTCCTTCTGTCAAAGATATGTCGACTTCTACACAAGACTTAG AAGTAAGTGGTGGGGAAATTATGTCAAGCACGTTTGATCCTGAAATGCAAGAAGCTGCTTTTCCTCTCCCCGGTAGTAGCTCTGCCATCCAACTGCCTGAGAATAGCCAATTCCATCCGTCAGTCTCATCTGCAGCTATTCCACCCGATCAATTATACATGATTGGAAACATCAATGCCTTGATTTTGGAG TTAGTATTGGAGAAAGAAGAGTTAACCAGGGCCTTGGTTTCAGAATCATCTAATGGTTCAACTCTGAAG GAACTGAATAGGGAATTATCCCGCAAACTGGAGGCTCAAACCCAGCGGTTGGAGCTCTTGACTGCGCAAAGTATGGCCAGTGAAAATCTTCAGGCAAGACAACCAGATCTACTGACAATGAATGATGGTACAACATACACGGACGAAGGAGATGag GTGGTAGAAAGAGTTTTAGGTTGGATAATGAAGCTCTTCCCAGGAGGTCCAACTAAGCGGCGAACCAGCAAACTTCTATGA